In Asanoa sp. WMMD1127, one genomic interval encodes:
- a CDS encoding FAD-dependent oxidoreductase codes for MRVVVIGGGVAGVVSALALRRRGAEVTVYEAHPDPAGEVGSFVSLAVNGLRGLAAVDCLERVQARGLPIARLRMWSAKGHRLADVPRGRRGDDPLHSVTLMRGHLVAELRAAAAEAGVELVTGERLTTVDADGTAHFAGGLEAAGDLLVGADGLRSVVRGALDRTAPTPRYAGVWVISGRSPGDAVAAEGTSTMRVPGHSPGGTADADGTFNMTVGAHGAFIHVVPPGGGEVWWQAQVNGPVPADLSGIGLDRLDDLFAGEPVAREIIAATTRLHRPSVNHVLDSVRVWHAGRTVLVGDAAHPVGAGQGASMAIEDGVALAATLDGAASIAEGLARYEAVRRPRVDRVLRAADDNREVKQAGPLRRRLTEVGMSLFMPRFYERATGWLYDYDPVPKP; via the coding sequence ATGCGGGTCGTGGTGATCGGCGGTGGTGTGGCGGGCGTCGTGAGCGCGCTCGCGCTGCGGCGGCGCGGGGCCGAGGTGACGGTCTACGAGGCGCATCCGGATCCGGCCGGCGAGGTCGGGTCGTTCGTGAGCCTGGCGGTCAACGGGCTGCGCGGGCTGGCCGCGGTCGACTGTCTGGAGCGGGTCCAGGCGCGCGGGCTGCCGATCGCCCGCCTGCGCATGTGGTCGGCCAAGGGCCACCGGCTCGCCGACGTGCCGCGCGGCCGCCGGGGCGACGACCCGCTGCACAGCGTGACGCTGATGCGCGGGCACCTGGTCGCCGAGCTGCGGGCGGCAGCGGCGGAGGCGGGCGTGGAGCTGGTCACGGGCGAGCGACTCACCACGGTGGACGCCGACGGCACGGCGCACTTCGCCGGCGGTCTCGAGGCGGCGGGCGACCTGCTGGTCGGCGCGGACGGCCTCCGGTCGGTGGTCCGCGGCGCGCTCGATCGCACGGCGCCGACGCCGCGCTATGCCGGCGTCTGGGTGATCTCGGGCCGCTCGCCGGGTGACGCGGTGGCCGCCGAAGGCACGTCCACCATGAGGGTCCCGGGCCACTCGCCGGGCGGCACCGCCGACGCCGACGGCACCTTCAACATGACCGTCGGCGCACACGGCGCGTTCATCCACGTCGTGCCACCCGGTGGCGGGGAGGTCTGGTGGCAGGCACAGGTCAACGGCCCGGTGCCGGCGGACCTTTCCGGCATCGGGCTGGACCGGCTCGACGACCTCTTCGCCGGTGAGCCGGTGGCCCGCGAGATCATCGCCGCCACGACGCGGCTGCACCGCCCGAGCGTCAACCACGTGCTCGACTCCGTGCGGGTGTGGCACGCCGGGAGGACCGTGCTGGTCGGCGACGCGGCGCACCCGGTCGGCGCGGGCCAGGGCGCCTCGATGGCGATCGAGGACGGCGTCGCCCTGGCCGCGACGCTCGACGGCGCCGCGTCGATCGCGGAAGGGCTCGCCCGCTACGAGGCGGTCCGCCGTCCGCGCGTCGACCGGGTCCTGCGAGCGGCCGACGACAACCGGGAGGTCAAGCAGGCGGGCCCGCTCCGCCGCCGCCTCACGGAGGTCGGCATGTCACTGTTCATGCCCCGCTTCTACGAGCGCGCGACCGGGTGGCTCTACGACTACGACCCGGTGCCTAAGCCCTGA
- a CDS encoding ABC transporter ATP-binding protein codes for MIQLFGVSQVFAGRAGSVEALRDIDLKIAEGEFVAVVGRSGCGKSTLLRLVAGLIPPTEGEIQVGDERVTRPRRDIAMLFQRPALLPWRTVLDNVLLPAEIFKLDRSAVRARAADLLEMVGLGGFEKRLPHELSGGMQQRVALCRSLLARPRVLLMDEPFAALDALTREDLSTELQRIHMETRATIMFVTHAIDEAVLLADRVVVLSPRPGRIVEILDIDIPRPRSLGRTAHLDQVATARAELHELLMRRESAPV; via the coding sequence ATGATCCAGCTGTTCGGGGTGTCGCAGGTGTTCGCCGGCCGGGCCGGCTCGGTGGAGGCGTTGCGCGACATCGACCTGAAGATCGCCGAAGGCGAGTTCGTGGCCGTGGTCGGCCGGTCCGGCTGTGGCAAGTCGACGCTGCTGCGCCTCGTGGCCGGGCTGATCCCGCCGACCGAGGGCGAGATCCAGGTGGGCGACGAGCGGGTCACCCGACCCCGCCGCGACATCGCGATGCTGTTCCAACGCCCGGCGCTGCTGCCGTGGCGCACGGTCCTCGACAACGTCCTGCTGCCGGCGGAGATCTTCAAGCTCGACCGGTCGGCGGTCCGGGCGCGGGCCGCCGACCTGCTGGAGATGGTCGGCCTGGGCGGTTTCGAGAAGCGGCTGCCGCACGAGCTGTCGGGCGGCATGCAACAGCGGGTGGCACTGTGCCGTTCGCTGCTGGCCCGGCCCCGCGTGCTGCTGATGGACGAGCCGTTCGCGGCCCTGGACGCGCTGACCCGCGAGGACCTGTCCACCGAGTTGCAGCGCATCCACATGGAGACCCGCGCCACCATCATGTTCGTCACGCACGCCATCGACGAGGCCGTCCTGCTGGCGGACCGGGTGGTCGTCCTCAGCCCGCGCCCGGGCCGGATCGTCGAGATCCTCGACATCGACATCCCACGCCCGCGGTCGCTCGGCCGCACGGCCCACCTGGACCAGGTCGCCACGGCCCGCGCCGAACTGCATGAGCTCCTGATGCGCCGGGAGTCCGCGCCGGTTTAA
- a CDS encoding TIGR03560 family F420-dependent LLM class oxidoreductase, whose translation MHLRIFASTKGGTSYADIAGLARHAETCGFDGFFRPDHYLPLGGPPDHTPTDVWTTLAGLARDTSRIRIGSLMSAATFRSPGALAVAVSQVDDMSGGRVELGLGTGWYEPEHAAFGIPLPPLGERFDRLAEQLSIVRGLWTEDRFDHAGAHYQLSGAPGLRTTQRPHPPIIVGGKGPRRTPRLAARFADEYNVQFASPVDTKELFGRVEAECDRLGRPPVRRSVCVSVAVGRDAATVERRAAVLRPPVRGAGSGCYGSVDEVVDHLGQFAAIGAGCAYLRIADLADLDHLDLLAAEVLPQVAR comes from the coding sequence ATGCATCTGCGGATCTTCGCCTCCACCAAGGGCGGCACGAGCTACGCCGACATCGCCGGGCTGGCCCGGCATGCCGAGACCTGCGGCTTCGACGGGTTCTTCCGACCCGACCACTACCTGCCGTTGGGCGGCCCGCCCGACCACACGCCGACCGACGTGTGGACGACGCTGGCCGGGCTGGCCCGCGACACCAGCCGGATCCGGATCGGCTCGCTGATGAGCGCGGCGACGTTCCGGTCGCCGGGAGCGCTCGCGGTCGCCGTCAGCCAGGTCGACGACATGAGCGGCGGGCGCGTGGAGCTCGGTCTCGGCACCGGGTGGTACGAGCCTGAGCACGCGGCGTTCGGCATCCCCCTGCCGCCGCTGGGCGAGCGGTTCGATCGGTTGGCCGAGCAACTGTCCATCGTGCGGGGACTGTGGACGGAGGACCGCTTCGACCACGCCGGCGCGCACTATCAGCTGAGCGGCGCGCCGGGATTGCGGACCACCCAGCGGCCCCACCCGCCGATCATCGTCGGTGGCAAGGGGCCACGGCGCACGCCGCGGCTGGCCGCCCGGTTCGCCGACGAATACAACGTGCAGTTCGCCAGCCCCGTCGACACCAAGGAGTTGTTCGGCCGCGTCGAGGCCGAATGCGACCGGCTGGGGCGACCGCCGGTGCGGCGTTCCGTGTGCGTGTCGGTGGCCGTCGGCCGCGACGCCGCCACGGTGGAGCGGCGGGCGGCGGTGCTGCGGCCACCCGTACGCGGGGCGGGGTCCGGCTGTTACGGCTCGGTCGACGAGGTCGTCGACCATCTCGGCCAGTTCGCGGCGATCGGCGCCGGGTGCGCGTACCTGCGGATCGCCGATCTGGCCGACCTCGACCACCTGGACCTGCTCGCCGCCGAGGTCCTGCCGCAGGTGGCGCGATGA